From a single Alloactinosynnema sp. L-07 genomic region:
- a CDS encoding replication-relaxation family protein has product MLDLVAEHRVLTTWQLLALAFPSEARAQRRLRELTELGVLFRTQPHRAAGGSTPFHYLLGYRGAELLAARRDSSVPRPAVHAQRITRVLESPTLRHLLGANQFFADLTGYARGLRPGLVPLSDGEGLRAWHSEAWVREHHNVVVQPDGYGVWRQHGTSLGFYLEHDTGSETLRIVADKLDRYSGARDTDRYGDRLSTARLLRGMVLFWVASARRERNLRRALAAKSCPVPIATAARDYGDPDGPAGEVWSPLSDESGGRRRRIGDLAAAIGGTEPDGKPTALTRLPEPDTEPDDEDDLADEYDDEEQDGPGDAPTFARDNQATAADWLRGWRSR; this is encoded by the coding sequence GTGCTCGATTTGGTGGCCGAGCATCGGGTGCTGACGACGTGGCAGCTGTTGGCGCTGGCGTTCCCGTCGGAGGCGCGGGCGCAGCGGCGGCTGCGGGAGCTGACCGAGTTGGGGGTGCTGTTCCGGACCCAGCCGCATCGGGCCGCGGGTGGCTCGACGCCGTTCCATTACTTGCTCGGCTATCGAGGGGCGGAACTGCTGGCGGCGCGGCGTGACAGCTCAGTGCCGCGTCCGGCGGTGCACGCGCAGCGGATCACCCGGGTACTGGAGTCGCCGACGCTGCGGCACTTGTTGGGGGCCAACCAGTTCTTCGCTGACCTGACCGGCTACGCCCGGGGACTTCGCCCAGGGCTGGTGCCGCTGTCGGACGGCGAAGGGCTGCGGGCTTGGCACAGCGAGGCGTGGGTGCGCGAGCACCACAACGTGGTCGTTCAGCCGGACGGGTACGGCGTGTGGCGGCAGCACGGCACGTCGCTGGGGTTCTACCTGGAACACGACACCGGCAGCGAGACCCTGCGGATCGTGGCCGACAAGCTCGACCGCTACAGCGGCGCCCGTGACACCGACCGCTACGGAGACCGGTTGAGCACCGCGCGCCTGCTGCGCGGGATGGTGCTGTTCTGGGTGGCCAGCGCGCGGCGCGAGCGCAACCTGCGCCGGGCGTTGGCCGCGAAATCCTGCCCGGTCCCGATCGCCACAGCGGCGCGGGATTACGGCGATCCGGACGGCCCAGCAGGCGAGGTCTGGTCGCCGCTATCCGATGAGTCGGGCGGGCGGCGCCGGCGCATCGGCGACCTCGCGGCGGCCATCGGCGGCACCGAGCCGGACGGCAAGCCGACCGCGCTGACCCGACTCCCCGAGCCCGACACCGAGCCCGACGACGAAGATGACCTCGCCGACGAGTACGACGACGAAGAGCAGGATGGTCCCGGCGACGCGCCCACCTTCGCCCGGGACAACCAGGCGACGGCGGCGGACTGGCTGCGAGGGTGGCGATCCCGATGA
- a CDS encoding LppA family lipoprotein has product MPRAWQLWALETPDEKWSTAARIVTEIAGGYGFDNLITGVDQLGHHQILLSDRHGSELRLGSGSTRHCRMDRLPPGARTSCATLNTEQRVTVPHQIRSA; this is encoded by the coding sequence ATCCCGCGGGCATGGCAACTGTGGGCTCTTGAGACCCCAGACGAGAAATGGTCAACCGCCGCGCGCATCGTCACCGAGATCGCAGGCGGGTACGGGTTCGACAACCTGATCACCGGGGTCGACCAACTTGGCCATCACCAGATCTTGCTCTCCGACCGGCACGGTAGCGAACTCCGTCTCGGCAGCGGGTCCACCCGACATTGCCGGATGGACCGGCTGCCACCTGGTGCCCGAACCTCCTGCGCGACGCTGAACACCGAGCAGCGCGTGACAGTCCCACACCAGATCCGTTCTGCGTGA
- a CDS encoding LppA family lipoprotein — MTRQPQRRMPLFAATLAAAIALTACGPARPSSTTTMNTTSADSAAQLRELNSRPDIDQITQRYDDMRAVIRERLSAEIGLAPWIKRDEISRSGCRAYPDVDQALKEARGLSRWAVETNLPDAKWPQALQIVTDIAGSHGFNKLITVIDQPGDHEISLNDEYGGELIFGTKLNTILSVRTGCHPRTAGQQGTSPPAT; from the coding sequence GTGACACGCCAGCCCCAACGCAGGATGCCATTGTTCGCGGCCACACTCGCGGCAGCGATCGCATTGACCGCATGTGGACCGGCACGCCCGTCATCCACCACCACCATGAACACCACCAGCGCCGACAGTGCCGCTCAGCTCCGTGAGTTGAATTCGCGCCCCGACATCGATCAGATCACCCAACGCTATGACGACATGCGAGCGGTTATCAGGGAACGGCTATCCGCTGAAATCGGACTCGCACCGTGGATCAAACGTGACGAAATCAGCAGGTCCGGGTGTCGTGCCTACCCAGATGTCGACCAAGCTCTCAAAGAAGCCCGCGGGCTGTCACGGTGGGCAGTCGAGACCAACCTGCCCGACGCGAAGTGGCCCCAAGCCCTGCAGATCGTCACCGACATCGCCGGCAGCCATGGATTCAACAAACTGATCACCGTCATCGACCAACCAGGCGACCACGAGATCTCCCTCAACGACGAGTATGGCGGCGAACTCATCTTCGGTACGAAACTCAACACCATCTTGTCCGTCCGTACCGGCTGTCATCCGCGAACCGCTGGTCAGCAGGGCACAAGCCCTCCAGCCACGTAA
- a CDS encoding alpha/beta hydrolase, with the protein MTPRWAGETSAAAAQRLALLREGIEDDVAEVSALRQAMGETADAVSGLAHAVSEIDYLAEAHQFRIFDDNTVWDNGGPDPARGEEGRRDRAQMKAELTDRVEQVVRRAEDIDSDLCHVLNKILDGQVNAAGDGGLTAAASAGADAGHLSMIEPPRGGTPADNAGWYASLGPGEKAWILTNRPDLIGNLDGVPPADRDKANRARIPGERARFEAERDRAQASGDTVEYDRAMARLKSLDNIEKMLANGDRHLLVLDTSGERARAAVAIGDVSTANHVAVFTPGMNSSVEGNMPGYDNDMNELRERTEDELDRAGRPNETVAVVTWLNYEPPTTDSIVDAAGSLSDDRATDGANRLASFMEGVNASSRTDPHLTALGHSYGSLTTGIALRDHPNTGVDEAVFFGSPGLGVDRASDLHIPQGHGYNMAALDDPVTHVGLTEHHGMAPYGMQDMNQMSTQDYTAPDGRNFDASSGHSEYLRGGDNYTTSEWNMATIIGGTGTGARL; encoded by the coding sequence ATGACCCCACGTTGGGCGGGTGAGACATCGGCTGCTGCCGCGCAGCGGCTGGCCCTGCTGCGCGAGGGCATCGAGGACGATGTGGCCGAGGTGTCCGCGCTGCGTCAGGCCATGGGTGAGACCGCTGACGCGGTCAGCGGCCTGGCCCACGCTGTCTCGGAGATCGACTACCTGGCCGAGGCCCACCAGTTCCGGATCTTCGATGACAACACGGTGTGGGACAACGGCGGCCCGGACCCCGCACGCGGCGAAGAGGGCCGCCGCGACCGTGCACAGATGAAGGCCGAACTTACCGACCGGGTCGAACAGGTCGTGCGCCGCGCCGAGGACATCGACTCCGACCTGTGTCACGTGCTGAACAAGATCCTCGACGGCCAGGTGAACGCCGCAGGTGACGGTGGCCTGACCGCAGCCGCCAGCGCCGGGGCCGACGCGGGGCACCTATCGATGATCGAACCCCCGCGCGGAGGCACCCCGGCTGACAACGCCGGCTGGTACGCCAGCCTCGGCCCGGGTGAGAAAGCATGGATACTGACGAACCGGCCCGACCTGATCGGCAACCTCGACGGGGTGCCCCCGGCCGACCGCGACAAAGCCAACCGCGCCCGCATCCCCGGCGAGCGAGCCCGGTTCGAAGCCGAACGCGACCGCGCCCAGGCATCCGGTGACACCGTCGAGTACGACCGCGCCATGGCCAGACTCAAATCGCTCGACAACATCGAGAAGATGCTTGCAAATGGTGATCGACACCTGCTCGTGCTCGATACATCCGGCGAGCGCGCCCGCGCCGCCGTCGCGATCGGCGACGTCTCAACAGCCAATCACGTCGCCGTCTTCACTCCCGGTATGAACTCCAGCGTCGAAGGCAACATGCCCGGCTACGACAACGACATGAACGAACTTCGAGAGCGCACCGAAGATGAGCTCGATCGCGCGGGCAGGCCGAACGAGACGGTCGCGGTGGTGACCTGGCTGAACTACGAGCCGCCAACCACCGACAGCATCGTGGACGCTGCGGGTTCGCTCTCCGACGACCGCGCCACAGACGGGGCCAACCGGCTGGCGTCGTTCATGGAAGGCGTCAACGCCTCCAGCCGCACGGACCCCCACCTGACCGCGCTCGGCCACTCCTACGGCTCACTAACCACCGGCATTGCGTTGCGAGATCACCCCAACACCGGCGTTGACGAAGCCGTGTTCTTTGGCTCCCCGGGGCTCGGTGTCGACCGCGCGTCCGACCTGCACATCCCGCAAGGCCATGGCTACAACATGGCCGCGCTCGATGACCCGGTCACTCACGTCGGCCTTACTGAACACCACGGCATGGCCCCTTATGGGATGCAAGACATGAACCAGATGTCCACACAGGACTACACAGCCCCAGACGGCCGTAACTTCGACGCCTCGTCAGGTCACAGCGAGTACCTCCGCGGCGGCGACAACTACACCACGAGCGAATGGAACATGGCCACCATCATCGGCGGCACCGGTACCGGTGCCCGCCTGTGA
- a CDS encoding DUF3558 family protein — translation MNRNISDVISTTGKTVWNIAVAAALAMGGLGLTACADASSPGTPVPVTTTTTGKSETKTSPTATSSATKVDSLADADPCELLTDADKSALGVTETLGSEGSGTARICRLRLPDSNLTPGIRTNVGLDGVVVKGPITDVAIGSRQAKQMRTNTGGCFVFIGVTASSRVDVQASELRGDQDVACDLALRAAKLIEPNLPES, via the coding sequence ATGAACAGGAACATCAGCGACGTGATATCGACTACCGGTAAGACAGTCTGGAACATCGCGGTCGCGGCGGCGTTGGCCATGGGCGGTTTGGGGCTGACTGCCTGCGCTGACGCGTCGTCGCCTGGCACTCCGGTGCCGGTGACGACCACGACGACAGGGAAGTCCGAGACCAAGACGAGCCCGACAGCGACCAGTTCTGCGACGAAGGTCGATTCGTTGGCCGACGCCGACCCGTGCGAGTTGCTCACAGACGCCGACAAATCGGCCCTCGGTGTTACGGAAACCTTGGGATCTGAGGGTTCTGGCACCGCGCGAATCTGCCGATTGCGGCTTCCTGACAGCAACCTGACCCCAGGCATTCGGACCAACGTCGGCCTCGATGGAGTCGTAGTAAAAGGGCCAATAACGGATGTCGCGATCGGTTCGCGTCAGGCAAAACAGATGCGAACCAACACCGGCGGTTGTTTTGTGTTCATCGGTGTCACGGCGTCGTCGCGGGTGGATGTCCAAGCGAGTGAGCTGCGTGGTGACCAGGACGTGGCGTGTGACTTGGCGTTGCGGGCTGCGAAGTTGATCGAGCCGAATCTGCCGGAGTCGTAG
- a CDS encoding ESX secretion-associated protein EspG, with translation MARLECSFAELDALGAALDLPVWRFPFTTPRFGGVGRAELFAAVNTTLTERGLVQGDRFDPDLERILRVYATGPVSIAVNGMVDRTQLTALAVPGTRVGVLATLREEHIAFRLLPAESLIRALVATLPPLQQGPGSSVTVTSRLTSATPAPAAILQRAHPRSTHAGADHQAAQRILARPRRGGGSFLIGTHARVGRPGPSETLSWIDTDAGRYAVTTTSGPDGRPHVTYLPADLARIEHHIHRLVAKFT, from the coding sequence ATGGCCAGGCTGGAATGCTCATTCGCTGAACTGGACGCGCTGGGCGCGGCGCTGGACCTGCCCGTGTGGCGGTTCCCATTCACCACCCCGCGATTCGGCGGGGTCGGCCGAGCCGAATTGTTCGCGGCGGTCAACACCACCCTGACCGAGCGCGGACTCGTACAAGGCGACCGATTCGACCCGGACCTCGAACGGATCCTCCGCGTCTACGCCACAGGGCCGGTGTCCATCGCGGTCAACGGGATGGTCGACCGGACCCAGCTCACCGCCCTCGCCGTCCCCGGCACCCGCGTCGGCGTGCTCGCCACACTGCGGGAAGAACACATCGCCTTCCGGCTGCTGCCCGCCGAGAGCCTGATCCGCGCCCTGGTCGCCACCCTCCCGCCGCTCCAACAGGGGCCGGGCAGCTCGGTCACCGTGACCAGTCGGCTCACCTCAGCAACGCCTGCGCCAGCCGCGATTCTGCAACGGGCACACCCACGCAGTACCCACGCCGGGGCGGACCACCAAGCGGCACAACGGATCCTGGCCCGACCCCGCCGCGGTGGCGGCTCATTCCTGATCGGTACACACGCCAGGGTCGGTAGGCCTGGACCCAGCGAGACCCTCTCCTGGATCGACACCGACGCGGGCCGCTACGCGGTGACCACCACGTCTGGTCCCGACGGCCGACCGCACGTGACCTACCTACCCGCCGACCTCGCCAGGATCGAGCACCACATCCACCGACTGGTCGCCAAGTTCACCTGA
- a CDS encoding RNA polymerase sigma factor: MTPPPDADRDLVDRVGTGDLNAYGELFARHRVVAYWYATQFTRDPSQCDDLVADAFMRVLNAIRSGSRPLAFRAYLLTAVRSAAYEAARRNARCQPAEIDTDKPVQAMPVVADHADAVVDRLAAHPVRRAFAALPRRWRDVLWASAVQGRSSIEIGEMFALTPNAASALTYRARKALRATLGTTTRAARR; the protein is encoded by the coding sequence GTGACCCCGCCCCCGGACGCAGACCGCGACCTGGTCGACCGTGTCGGCACCGGTGATCTCAACGCCTACGGCGAGCTGTTCGCCCGCCACCGCGTGGTCGCGTACTGGTACGCGACCCAGTTCACCCGGGATCCATCGCAGTGCGACGACCTCGTGGCCGACGCGTTCATGCGGGTGCTCAACGCGATCCGCTCCGGCTCCCGTCCGCTGGCTTTCCGCGCCTACCTGCTGACCGCAGTGCGGTCGGCCGCCTATGAGGCGGCGCGGCGCAACGCCCGGTGCCAACCGGCGGAGATCGACACCGACAAGCCGGTCCAGGCGATGCCGGTGGTTGCCGATCATGCCGATGCCGTGGTGGACAGGCTCGCGGCACATCCCGTACGGCGGGCGTTCGCCGCACTGCCCCGGCGGTGGCGAGACGTCCTGTGGGCCAGCGCCGTGCAGGGCCGATCCTCCATCGAGATCGGCGAGATGTTCGCCCTGACACCGAACGCAGCGTCCGCTCTGACCTACCGCGCAAGAAAAGCGCTACGCGCCACGCTGGGAACCACCACCAGGGCTGCCCGCAGGTGA
- a CDS encoding helix-turn-helix transcriptional regulator translates to MATKKQTPTVRLRRLAAELRRLRAAAELSREEVTERTGINTATLYRIETAKTRPQARTLKALLDLYDADDEQRQHLVTLSKEATKQGWLRPYHSDLPEEYTAYISFEAEASSVRNYESLFIPGLLQTEAYARAVIAGVLPNATRQDIEDRVQARIERQQLLTQDDPLKLWAIVDEAALRRAVGGPSVMRAQLAHLVDIATLPHLTLQVITFESGAHTGMPGSFVLMDFPDPLDTDLIYIDSMAGDLFLEADADVRRFSSIFDNLRATAASPDDSTKLMARLANDRE, encoded by the coding sequence GTGGCGACCAAGAAGCAGACACCAACGGTGCGGTTGCGCCGCTTGGCTGCCGAGCTACGCCGCCTGCGCGCGGCCGCGGAGTTGAGTCGGGAGGAGGTCACCGAACGCACCGGGATCAACACCGCCACGCTGTATCGGATCGAGACCGCCAAGACCCGCCCGCAAGCCCGAACGTTGAAGGCGCTGCTGGACCTCTACGACGCCGACGACGAACAACGCCAGCACCTGGTGACCCTGTCCAAAGAGGCCACGAAACAAGGCTGGCTGCGGCCCTACCACAGCGACCTGCCCGAGGAATACACCGCGTACATCAGCTTCGAGGCCGAGGCCAGCAGCGTCCGCAACTACGAGTCGCTGTTCATCCCGGGCCTGCTCCAGACCGAGGCCTACGCCCGCGCGGTGATCGCGGGCGTGTTGCCCAACGCCACTCGTCAGGACATAGAAGATCGCGTCCAGGCCCGGATCGAGCGACAGCAACTCCTGACCCAGGACGATCCGCTCAAGCTGTGGGCGATCGTGGACGAGGCGGCCTTGCGTCGAGCCGTCGGAGGCCCCTCGGTGATGCGCGCGCAGCTTGCCCATCTCGTCGACATCGCGACCCTGCCGCACCTCACCCTGCAGGTGATCACCTTCGAGTCCGGCGCCCACACAGGCATGCCAGGATCGTTCGTACTGATGGATTTCCCGGACCCATTGGACACCGACCTGATCTACATCGACAGCATGGCCGGAGACCTGTTCCTGGAAGCAGATGCCGACGTGCGGCGATTCAGCTCGATCTTCGACAACCTACGAGCGACGGCCGCCAGCCCCGACGACTCGACCAAACTCATGGCACGACTCGCAAACGACCGAGAGTGA
- a CDS encoding DUF397 domain-containing protein yields the protein MQTNDLSHAVWRKSSRSSGNGQCVEVALIGPNTAVRDSKNPAGRVLVVGARAWNALLLAWPRT from the coding sequence ATGCAAACCAATGACCTCTCGCACGCCGTATGGCGGAAGAGTTCCCGCAGCAGCGGAAACGGCCAATGCGTAGAGGTAGCCCTCATCGGGCCCAACACCGCGGTACGCGACTCCAAAAACCCTGCGGGGCGCGTTCTCGTCGTCGGCGCTCGTGCGTGGAACGCGCTCTTGTTGGCGTGGCCGCGGACATAG
- the brxL gene encoding BREX system Lon protease-like protein BrxL, translating into MSEIENETPDCGAPQQSDLDYKINLLFPGVVVRKDLVKAVKGNAIVPSYVLEYLLGQYAASDDEATIQAGIDTVRKILAEHYVNRSESELVKSTIKERGQHRIIDKVTVTLNERADVYEAEFANLGIKGVIVESSTIKAHPKLLVGGVWCICDIEYFHSDDQRFVPWILGSIKPIQLSKFDVDQYLEARRGFNTTEWIDLLMQSIGFNPELFGRRGKFFQLVRLIPFVERNYNLVELGPKGTGKSHIFSEFSPHGMLISGGEVTVPKLFVNNSNGRIGLVGYWDVVAFDEFAGKKKRTDKALVDIMKNYMANKSFSRGVETLGAEASMVFVGNTSHTVPYMLKNSDLFDELPEAYHDPAYLDRLHHYIPGWEVDIIRGEMFSDGYGFVVDYIAEVLKSMRSQDYSDRYQQHFTLSPDISTRDRDSVHKTFSGLMKILYPGGEATRKELEEILRFAIEGRKRVKDQILRIDSTMAEVKFGYLDKEGTWYAVATLEEDEYPRYYHRMRTGTEPDEAPANADPLGAGAESAVTAGPDKVALRESELFQGHQEYQEGQRGVSYDALLVPYLQGASQITIVDPYVRMFHQARNLMELTEAIARGKDPADEVALRLITVENQDGPEKLQKQYEYLVQIKQSAAVLGIVFDVEFAEPQSIHDRSISTDTGWKILLGRGLDIFQRMSDSPFDLAMRYQKYRELKAFGITYLRASDNVG; encoded by the coding sequence ATGAGCGAGATCGAGAACGAGACGCCAGATTGCGGCGCACCGCAGCAGAGCGACCTCGACTACAAGATCAACCTTCTGTTCCCGGGTGTCGTCGTCCGCAAGGACCTGGTCAAGGCCGTCAAGGGCAACGCCATCGTGCCGTCGTACGTCCTGGAGTACCTGCTGGGCCAGTACGCGGCCTCCGACGACGAAGCCACCATCCAGGCCGGCATCGACACCGTGCGAAAGATCCTCGCCGAGCACTACGTGAATCGCAGCGAGTCAGAGTTGGTCAAGTCCACGATTAAGGAACGTGGTCAGCACCGGATCATCGATAAGGTCACCGTCACCCTCAACGAAAGGGCCGATGTTTACGAGGCCGAGTTCGCCAACCTGGGCATCAAGGGTGTGATCGTCGAGTCCTCGACGATCAAGGCCCACCCCAAGCTCCTGGTTGGTGGCGTGTGGTGCATCTGCGACATCGAGTACTTCCACAGCGACGACCAGCGATTCGTGCCCTGGATCCTCGGCTCGATCAAGCCCATCCAGCTGTCGAAGTTCGACGTTGACCAGTATCTCGAGGCGCGTCGCGGGTTTAATACCACCGAGTGGATTGACCTGCTCATGCAGTCGATCGGCTTCAACCCTGAGCTGTTCGGTAGGCGAGGGAAGTTTTTCCAGCTCGTGCGCCTCATCCCGTTCGTCGAGCGCAACTACAACCTCGTCGAGCTCGGACCCAAGGGAACCGGGAAGTCCCACATCTTTTCGGAGTTCTCGCCCCACGGGATGTTGATCTCCGGAGGTGAGGTCACCGTCCCCAAGCTCTTCGTCAACAACTCCAACGGACGCATCGGCCTGGTCGGGTACTGGGACGTCGTCGCCTTCGACGAGTTCGCTGGCAAGAAGAAGCGCACTGACAAGGCGCTCGTCGACATCATGAAGAACTACATGGCGAACAAGTCGTTCTCCCGTGGTGTCGAGACGCTAGGCGCCGAGGCCTCGATGGTCTTCGTCGGTAATACCTCGCACACCGTGCCGTACATGCTCAAGAACTCCGACCTGTTCGACGAGCTGCCCGAGGCCTACCACGACCCGGCCTACCTTGACCGTCTGCACCACTACATCCCCGGCTGGGAAGTCGACATTATCCGTGGCGAGATGTTCTCCGACGGCTACGGGTTCGTCGTCGACTACATCGCAGAAGTCCTCAAGTCGATGCGCTCGCAGGATTACTCCGACCGCTACCAGCAGCACTTCACGCTGTCACCCGACATCTCGACCCGTGACCGCGATAGCGTCCACAAGACGTTCTCCGGGCTGATGAAGATCCTCTATCCGGGCGGCGAGGCCACTCGCAAGGAGCTTGAGGAAATCCTTCGGTTCGCCATTGAGGGACGTAAGCGCGTCAAGGACCAGATCCTGCGCATCGACTCGACCATGGCCGAGGTGAAGTTCGGCTATCTCGACAAGGAAGGCACCTGGTACGCCGTCGCTACGCTCGAGGAGGACGAGTACCCCCGGTATTACCACCGCATGCGCACCGGCACTGAGCCAGATGAGGCACCGGCAAACGCAGACCCGCTGGGAGCCGGCGCGGAATCCGCTGTCACAGCTGGCCCCGACAAGGTCGCGCTGCGCGAGTCTGAACTGTTCCAAGGACATCAGGAGTACCAAGAAGGTCAGCGTGGCGTCTCTTATGACGCACTGCTCGTCCCATACTTGCAGGGCGCCTCGCAGATCACGATCGTCGACCCCTACGTGCGCATGTTCCACCAGGCCAGGAACCTGATGGAGCTCACCGAGGCGATCGCGCGTGGCAAGGACCCCGCGGACGAGGTTGCGCTCAGGCTCATCACGGTCGAGAACCAGGACGGTCCGGAGAAGCTGCAGAAACAGTATGAGTACCTCGTGCAGATCAAACAGAGCGCGGCGGTGCTCGGCATCGTCTTCGACGTCGAGTTCGCCGAGCCCCAGTCGATCCACGACCGCTCGATCAGCACCGACACCGGCTGGAAGATCCTGCTCGGGCGCGGCCTCGACATCTTCCAGCGCATGAGTGACAGCCCGTTCGACCTCGCTATGAGGTACCAGAAGTACCGTGAGCTCAAGGCCTTCGGCATCACGTATCTTCGAGCTTCGGACAATGTGGGCTAG